One stretch of Excalfactoria chinensis isolate bCotChi1 chromosome 2, bCotChi1.hap2, whole genome shotgun sequence DNA includes these proteins:
- the LRRC14B gene encoding leucine-rich repeat-containing protein 14B — MKSLQFLSAEAFVSDAEFARKNLGSVAHNLFPLLFKASYLLEQKEVIHDLVETWPLSDFNIGKLLGTTVDYQEDLSHRRCSVCLESCLTGLRDYVLNHPSPCVKRLKVVDLTGIKDVEVQLCECKKTMGRWARTKLISKLCLEVLVHLQQMQCKPCTFEISIDVLIDLFVTERNYELVVQALLQKRYCPLKICCVAFRADNLALQKFFYIIKLADPSSLRKLEVVHNVRLEMEHLEILFKSIHFPLLMSLTLPARTFNVRRFTAADELTFTTIGEKMGEMTQLTELSLAFSILTGRMQKLLSPLKTPLKMLDVSNCSLNHADMVYLANSIHSYHLEALDLSGHNIPELYPSTFFKLLSHSSPVLRNLILEDCNIQDTHINMLIVALSSCQKLQEFKFLGNPLSSQALKHLFTFLCELPELKNVEFPVPKDCYPLDITYPIDDASLCKFDHQKYDSIAEELKFILLQANREDVKASTPLFGSYDAAVQETNDELGAYLIKSFKETLEKLTTSLSKMS, encoded by the exons ATGAAGTCTCTCCAGTTTCTTAGTGCTGAAGCGTTCGTGTCAGATGCAGAGTTTGCAAGGAAGAATCTTGGCAGTGTTGCCCAtaatctttttcctcttctttttaaagCCAGCTATTTACTGGAGCAAAAGGAAGTGATTCATGACTTGGTAGAGACCTGGCCACTTTCTGACTTTAACATAGGAAAACTTCTGGGAACTACTGTGGACTATCAGGAAGATCTGAGCCATAGAAGATGCTCAGTGTGCTTGGAGAGCTGTCTAACAGGGCTGAGAGATTATGTGCTGAATCATCCTTCTCCTTGTGTGAAAAGGCTGAAAGTGGTGGACCTGACAGGTATAAAAGACGTTGAAGTTCAGCTTTGTGAATGTAAGAAGACAATGGGGAGGTGGGCCAGGACAAAGCTGATCTCAAAGCTTTGTCTAGAAGTGCTGGTTCACCTGCAACAAATGCAGTGCAAGCCATGTACCTTTGAAATCAGTATTGATGTGCTAATAGACTTGTTTGTTACAGAACGCAACTATGAGCTGGTAGTGCAGGCCCTGCTGCAGAAGCGTTATTGTCCTCTGAAGATCTGCTGTGTGGCATTTAGAGCTGACAACCTGGCTTTGCAGAAATTCTTCTATATCATAAAGCTTGCTGACCCCTCTTCGTTGCGCAAACTGGAAGTAGTTCACAATGTTCGCTTGGAAATGGAACACTTGGAAATACTCTTCAAAAGTATTCACTTCCCTCTACTGATGTCTTTGACCTTGCCAGCTCGAACATTTAATGTGCGGAGGTTCACAGCTGCAGATGAACTGACGTTTACTACCATTGGAGAAAAAATGGGTGAAATGACACAACTGACTGAGCTCAGTCTGGCATTTTCTATACTCACAGGAAGAATGCAGAAACTGCTCAG CCCACTAAAAACTCCACTGAAGATGCTGGATGTTTCTAACTGTTCGTTGAACCATGCTGATATGGTCTATTTGGCCAATAGCATCCATTCTTATCACTTGGAAGCACTGGACCTGAGTGGGCACAATATTCCTGAACTTTATCCATCAACATTCTTTAAGCTTCTTAGCCATTCCTCTCCAGTTCTTAGGAATCTTATCTTGGAGGACTGTAACATCCAGGACACTCATATCAACATGTTGATTGTAGCATTAAGCTCTTGTCAGAAACTGCAGGAGTTTAAGTTTCTTGGAAATCCATTGTCATCCCAAGCACTAAAACACCTTTTCACATTTCTCTGtgagctgccagagctgaaAAATGTGGAGTTTCCAGTTCCAAAGGACTGTTATCCTCTTGATATCACCTACCCAATTGATGATGCCAGTCTCTGCAAATTTGATCATCAAAAATATGACAGTATAGCAGAGGAGCTTAAATTCATTTTACTCCAAGCAAATCGGGAGGATGTGAAAGCTTCAACTCCACTCTTTGGCAGTTACGATGCAGCTGTTCAGGAGACAAATGATGAACTGGGAGCTTATTTGATCAAGTCCTTCAAAGAGACTTTAGAAAAATTAACTACTTCTCTTAGCAAAATGAGTTAA